The genomic window GCGATGTTGTGGTGTATCCCCGGATTTCGCGAAAACCGCTGGATGCACGCATTCAAATTGTTGAAGTAGCTATGTCGAGGGTGATTGAATCACCCTCGTACCTTTTCATCGAACAGATATACCGATATTACTGATTGGTTTGATTCTCTGATACATTTTTGAAGATCTCTTCGGCATATTCCGGATACAGTTTTATGATGCATTCGGGGCACACACTGTGGCTAAACTCTGCTACAGTGTGGTGCGAAATGTATTCTTCAACCTGAGTCCAGTATCCTCGGTCATCGCGAATTTTTTTACAACTTGAACAAATTGGAATTAATCCACTCAACTGCTTGATGTTTTGTAACGCCGCTTGTAGTTCTCGAATCGTATTCTCCTGCTCGATTCGTACAGCATTCATCGCAATATCCGATTTTCTCAGGCGGTGCCACAGCATCGCTAAACCGGTTTGCGCGATACCCCAAAAAATGAGATGCCCAAAAATATCGGCCGTACGTTTTTTTTGTTCCACATCGTATAACGGTAACATCGGGACAGCAACGCTAATACCGCCACGCACCTCACCCATTTTGTAACCTTGCTTGGCATGACAATCAAGGCAACTCTGTTCGACATACAGGGGACGCATTAAGCGCATGTACTCTTTTTCTGAAATCATCTCTACTGAAGAGTACTCTTTTTCACCCTTTTCAAACAATGACAACGCTATGCTCTCCCAAGCATCGGCCTTGTTCTCGGGGCGTATTGGGCGGAGTGATGTGATATGACTGTAAATACCGAAGTTGTGTTGGGCAATTTCATGCACTTGTCGAGTCATATAAGCGGGATTGACCAATGTAAGTGGTTTTCCCGTGGGTGTTGTAACATCGCGTTCGGGAATATCGGACAAATATGGATTGGGTGGGGTTTTCTCACTATTTTTAACATATACACCGCCATTCATCGCATTCCAGCGGCGATAGATGACATCTTTCTCATAGGCGATTCGGGCAGATGTCCTGGCTAATTCGATAGAACTGATGTGGATAACATGACTTCTCCACAAATATGAGATCGTAAGTGCAAGAAAAAGGCTAATCGAAAGTAGCGTGAACATTCGATCAGCACGCAATGTTGGTTTCAAGTTGATTTGCAAGGCTCCACACTCCGAAACGTAAATAATTCTATGAACATCAGTTTCGTAAAGTCGCATCTGCCGGTTGTGTCACAACATGAAGTTATCTTCTTTGGAAGTCTTCGTAACTTTCGGATGTTGTGTTTATCTTATGATGAAAGGAAGGTACTAAGGATTCTTTTATGAAACAAAGACCACCGCACGATATCGGAAAGATTATATCTATCTTCAAAGACAACATCGGATGGTCTATAAAGCAAATAGAATTTTTATTTAAATATTGCTAAGAGTGATTCATCGCGATGAAGAATCTACCCCTTGTGATCGCATTTCATCGATGAGAATTTCCGGTGCGGAGAAAGAGTATCAATGAATCTACTGCTATTCGCCTGCTGTGTGTTTTCCGAGTCAACGGAGTTAGAAGCGTTGCTGATGGCTGAGAGCATCCGCACGTTCGGCGGCCTCTATGCCAACGCACCCATCTGGTGGATGATTCCCGCTGATGACGTCCACTACCAACCGAAGGATCTAGCGCGGATCGATTCGTTTCGAATTACGATTCACCGATTCCCCCTCGATGTGACAGTCCGAAAACTCCCCTTTGCAGCAAAAACGGTTGCCGCGGGTCATGCCGAGGCGGCAGCGGCAAACCAATGCGAAACATTGGTTTGGTTAGATTGCGATGTTTTACTCTTACAATCGCCCGATCCGCTACAACTCCCCAGCAAGAAAGTACTCGGATGTCGTCCCGTCGATTTAGCCAATATATCTGCGCTTGCGAATGAACCGCTCCCGCTATATTGGTCGATCATTTATCAAGCTTGTGGTAGTGAGGTTGTTCCCCATCAAGTGAGTTTGATTTCCAGTATCGACCGGCAATCGATTCTCCCCCATTGGAATGCCGGTTGCATCGCGGCTCGACCAGAGAGAAAATTGCTGCAAACCTGGAGTAGAAATTTTCTGGCGATTCATCCGATGGAACAATTGCAAGAGTTTTACCGGCATGATCGTAGATATGCGATATTTGCTCATCAAGCAATTCTCGCTGGCACAATTCTGGCAATGACAACTGCTGAGGAACGAATAGCACTACCCAATGATGTGAATTTTCCGCTTCATCTGTGGGAGCGGATTGATCAAACAATGCGAATTCCCAAGCTCGATGAGTTTGTTATGGTGCGCTACGACAACTTAGCGACAACAAGCGATTGGATCGATTCGTATCCGATGAGTGATACATTACGCATCTGGTGTAAAACTCATTTTCCGGTCGTAAAGCCGTAGTATTTTGTACGATTATACGCTAAGCTTTCCTATCTTGTTACCGTTCAGACACGTATTCTTATATGGAACCGAATATTATGTTTTGCCGAGCATCGGCAGCTAACCCGGAGATTTCCCATGCGGACGATCTACATCATCTTGCTTATCACGATCCTCACCGGATTCGTATTGGCAAAAGAGAAAGTGTCGGTACCAGTCGATACCTCGAAAGCAACCGAAGCTGTGACACCTGTTCCTACGATTGAGAGTGCTCCGGTAAAACTGTCCGCCCCGGCTCCAGAGAAGGTGAAGCAATCGGTTACGATTTCGCCAACACCAGTCGAGAAACCGATACAGCCTGCGGATCAGGTAATCACACCCCGTCCCATCACAACCCCCACACCGGGAAATGCAACGACGATTTCACCGGAACGCGGTACCAAGATTGCTACACCGACGACACC from bacterium includes these protein-coding regions:
- a CDS encoding DUF3365 domain-containing protein, whose protein sequence is MKPTLRADRMFTLLSISLFLALTISYLWRSHVIHISSIELARTSARIAYEKDVIYRRWNAMNGGVYVKNSEKTPPNPYLSDIPERDVTTPTGKPLTLVNPAYMTRQVHEIAQHNFGIYSHITSLRPIRPENKADAWESIALSLFEKGEKEYSSVEMISEKEYMRLMRPLYVEQSCLDCHAKQGYKMGEVRGGISVAVPMLPLYDVEQKKRTADIFGHLIFWGIAQTGLAMLWHRLRKSDIAMNAVRIEQENTIRELQAALQNIKQLSGLIPICSSCKKIRDDRGYWTQVEEYISHHTVAEFSHSVCPECIIKLYPEYAEEIFKNVSENQTNQ